A stretch of the Nitratireductor thuwali genome encodes the following:
- a CDS encoding glutamine synthetase family protein, which translates to MLDKKKESRTVGRSGRVRTPTFVKNLRGVKGWKEAAAWLDWRSIEDIECITPDQAGVARGKMMPSKKFTSNTSLALPSAVFMTTISGGYPEDSSGFTYPQDDGDLKLVPDLSTLSVVPWESDPTAQVICDLVHQDGRAVEFTPRNVLKNVVEQYAKHGLKPIVAPEIEFYLVHKNPDPDYPLTPPVGRSGRPIGGGQGYSIAGVNEFDELIDDIYHFSETQGLEIDTLIHEEGAGQLEINLRHGDPVELADQVFLFKRTIREAALKHDIYATFMAKPIQNQPGSAMHIHQSVVNLKTGGNVFAEENGEETETFLHFIGGLQRHIPNALIMLAPYVNSYRRLTQGTSVPVNTRWGYDNRTTAFRVPRSDPAARRVENRIPSSDANPYLALAASLACGLIGILEKVKPDAPAGTAVNKDEIELPRGLLEAVSLFEEDASLVSILGDPFATTYAAIKRAEFETFMQVISPWEREYLLLNV; encoded by the coding sequence ATGCTGGACAAGAAAAAGGAAAGCCGGACCGTCGGCAGAAGCGGGCGCGTTCGCACGCCGACTTTCGTGAAGAATCTCAGGGGCGTGAAGGGGTGGAAGGAAGCCGCGGCCTGGCTCGACTGGCGCAGCATCGAGGACATCGAGTGCATCACGCCCGACCAGGCGGGCGTTGCCCGGGGCAAGATGATGCCCTCCAAGAAATTCACCTCCAACACCTCGCTGGCGCTTCCTTCGGCGGTGTTCATGACCACCATCTCGGGCGGTTATCCGGAGGACAGCAGCGGCTTTACCTATCCTCAGGACGACGGCGACCTGAAGCTGGTGCCCGACCTTTCCACGCTCTCGGTCGTGCCATGGGAATCGGACCCGACGGCGCAGGTGATCTGCGATCTGGTGCACCAGGACGGACGGGCGGTGGAGTTCACGCCGCGCAACGTGCTGAAGAATGTGGTCGAGCAATATGCCAAGCACGGGCTGAAGCCGATCGTCGCGCCGGAGATCGAGTTCTATCTCGTCCACAAGAACCCGGATCCGGACTATCCGCTCACGCCGCCGGTCGGGCGGTCGGGCCGGCCGATCGGCGGGGGCCAAGGCTACTCCATTGCCGGCGTCAATGAATTCGACGAGCTGATCGACGACATCTATCATTTTTCCGAGACGCAGGGTCTCGAGATCGACACGCTGATCCATGAGGAAGGCGCCGGGCAGCTCGAGATCAACCTGCGCCACGGCGACCCGGTGGAACTGGCGGACCAGGTGTTCCTGTTCAAGCGCACGATCCGCGAGGCGGCGCTGAAGCACGACATCTACGCCACCTTCATGGCCAAGCCGATCCAGAACCAGCCGGGATCGGCGATGCATATCCATCAATCGGTGGTCAACCTGAAAACCGGCGGCAATGTCTTTGCGGAGGAAAACGGCGAAGAGACCGAAACCTTCCTCCACTTCATCGGCGGACTGCAGCGGCACATTCCCAACGCACTCATCATGCTGGCGCCCTACGTCAACTCGTACCGGCGGCTGACGCAGGGCACTTCCGTGCCGGTGAACACGCGCTGGGGCTACGACAACCGCACCACCGCCTTCCGCGTGCCGCGCTCGGACCCCGCGGCGCGGCGCGTCGAGAACCGCATTCCCTCATCGGACGCCAACCCCTATCTGGCGCTGGCGGCATCGCTGGCCTGCGGACTGATCGGCATCCTGGAGAAGGTTAAGCCCGATGCGCCGGCCGGCACGGCCGTCAACAAGGACGAGATCGAGCTGCCGCGCGGTCTTCTCGAGGCGGTTTCGCTGTTCGAGGAGGACGCCTCGCTCGTCTCCATCCTCGGCGATCCCTTCGCCACGACCTATGCCGCGATCAAGCGGGCGGAGTTCGAGACGTTCATGCAGGTTATCAGCCCATGGGAGCGAGAGTATCTGCTTTTGAATGTGTGA
- a CDS encoding NADPH:quinone reductase, which yields MKAAWYERNGPARNVLEVGETPTPQPAAGEVRVRVHASGVNPSDVKGRAGRPLIGPRIIPHSDGAGDIDAVGAGVSRSRIGERVWLWNGQWRRTSGTAAEYICVPEAQAVRLPEHVDYATGACFGIPALTALHAVNRLEKLPGKTLLIIGAGSSVAHYALQVAKARGARVLGTASPARAARARAAGADFVIDYKSKDVAKVVKDLTAGKGVDGIIDMDFASTADLLSQGVLAAHGKCVSYGSNYAGDIALSFPAMLWNSLTLEVFLVYELQEEARARAIDQLTALLASNALKHDVAARFRLDEIAKAHEAVEGGQAVGNVIVDIV from the coding sequence GTGAAAGCTGCCTGGTACGAACGGAACGGCCCGGCGCGGAACGTGCTGGAGGTGGGCGAGACGCCGACGCCCCAGCCCGCCGCCGGCGAGGTGCGGGTCCGGGTCCACGCTTCAGGCGTCAATCCGTCGGACGTGAAGGGGCGCGCGGGCCGCCCGCTGATCGGGCCGCGCATCATTCCCCACAGCGACGGGGCGGGCGACATCGATGCCGTCGGTGCGGGCGTCAGCCGTTCGCGCATCGGCGAACGCGTGTGGCTGTGGAACGGGCAATGGCGCCGGACGTCGGGCACCGCCGCCGAGTATATCTGCGTGCCGGAGGCCCAGGCGGTCCGGCTGCCGGAACATGTCGACTACGCCACCGGCGCCTGTTTCGGAATACCGGCGCTGACGGCGCTGCACGCGGTCAACAGGCTCGAAAAGCTGCCCGGCAAGACGCTTCTGATCATCGGCGCCGGCTCTTCCGTCGCGCACTATGCGCTGCAGGTCGCAAAGGCGCGCGGCGCGCGCGTTCTGGGGACCGCGTCACCGGCCCGCGCGGCGCGGGCCCGCGCGGCGGGCGCGGACTTCGTGATCGACTACAAGTCCAAGGACGTCGCCAAGGTGGTGAAGGACCTGACCGCCGGAAAGGGCGTCGACGGCATCATCGACATGGATTTTGCCAGCACCGCCGATCTCCTGTCCCAAGGGGTGCTGGCGGCGCATGGAAAGTGCGTTTCCTACGGCTCGAACTATGCCGGCGACATCGCGCTCTCCTTCCCTGCCATGCTGTGGAACAGCCTCACCCTCGAGGTGTTCCTGGTCTACGAATTGCAGGAGGAAGCGCGCGCCAGGGCCATCGACCAGCTGACGGCGCTGCTCGCCTCCAACGCGCTCAAGCACGACGTGGCGGCCCGGTTCCGGCTCGACGAGATCGCCAAGGCGCACGAGGCGGTGGAAGGCGGGCAGGCGGTCGGCAACGTCATCGTCGATATCGTCTGA
- a CDS encoding helix-turn-helix domain-containing protein — MANQKIFAGPRIRRIRTAKGLTQTAMAEGLGISPSYLNLIERNQRPLTVPLILKLASAYRVDPDELQGEAGLSLAALREVFSDPLLAGELPGEQELIDVAEAAPNAASALVKLYRAYREQAGRLTDLSEMLAREGRATAISAARLPIDEVREVLERRPHHLEGLEEEAEAFRRVLGDGEDLSGALRSWLRSEHGIAVRVLPVATMPNWRRRYDRHSHRLFLSERLSPPDQLREIAIEASLIRMRAAIAIEVDALKLSSDEARRLARFELARYAAHALMMPYQPFLAAAERARYDIDVLRSRFAVSFEQAASRLTTLSRPAMGGVSFFLMEVDGAGNRLRRCGAEGYPHSRFGGGCPKLAVHAAFAQPGRILVEAVEMPDGGRFLTLARTLEGPHGAFDERPRRTALLLACELAQREKLIYGGALPAAGDGVMPVGPACRLCERTGCLSRAEPPVTRPLGLDEMVTGLSAFDFQ; from the coding sequence TTGGCCAATCAGAAGATATTCGCCGGCCCGCGCATCAGGCGCATCCGCACCGCCAAGGGGCTGACCCAGACGGCGATGGCCGAAGGGCTCGGCATTTCGCCCTCCTATCTCAACCTGATCGAGCGCAACCAGCGCCCGCTCACGGTGCCGCTGATCCTCAAGCTGGCCTCCGCCTACCGCGTCGATCCCGACGAATTGCAGGGCGAGGCGGGGCTGTCGCTGGCGGCGCTGCGCGAGGTCTTTTCCGATCCGCTTCTTGCCGGCGAACTGCCGGGCGAGCAGGAACTGATAGATGTCGCCGAGGCCGCGCCCAACGCCGCTTCGGCCCTGGTCAAGCTCTACCGCGCCTACCGCGAGCAGGCGGGCCGGCTGACGGACCTTTCGGAAATGCTCGCGCGCGAAGGCCGCGCCACCGCGATCTCCGCCGCTCGCCTGCCCATCGATGAGGTGCGCGAGGTGCTGGAGCGCCGCCCCCATCATCTCGAGGGATTGGAAGAGGAGGCCGAGGCGTTTCGTCGGGTCTTGGGCGACGGCGAGGATTTGTCGGGCGCGCTCAGATCATGGCTGCGAAGCGAGCATGGCATCGCCGTGCGCGTGCTGCCCGTGGCCACCATGCCCAATTGGCGCAGGCGCTACGACCGGCATTCCCACCGGCTGTTCCTGTCCGAGCGCCTGTCCCCGCCCGACCAGCTGCGCGAGATCGCCATCGAGGCGTCGTTGATCCGGATGCGCGCGGCCATCGCCATCGAGGTCGATGCCCTGAAGCTGTCGAGCGACGAGGCGCGGCGTCTCGCCCGTTTCGAGCTGGCGCGCTACGCCGCTCACGCGCTGATGATGCCTTACCAGCCTTTCCTGGCCGCCGCCGAGCGGGCGCGCTACGACATCGACGTGCTGCGCTCGCGCTTTGCCGTCTCGTTCGAGCAGGCGGCAAGCCGCTTGACGACCCTGAGCCGGCCGGCAATGGGCGGCGTTTCCTTCTTTCTCATGGAGGTCGACGGCGCCGGCAACCGGCTGCGGCGTTGCGGGGCCGAAGGCTATCCGCACAGCCGGTTCGGCGGCGGCTGTCCCAAGCTGGCGGTGCATGCCGCCTTCGCCCAGCCCGGACGAATCTTGGTCGAGGCCGTCGAGATGCCCGACGGCGGCAGGTTCCTGACGCTGGCGCGAACGCTCGAGGGGCCGCACGGCGCCTTCGACGAGCGCCCCCGCCGTACGGCGCTGCTGCTGGCATGCGAACTGGCGCAGCGGGAGAAGCTGATCTATGGCGGCGCGTTGCCGGCCGCCGGCGACGGCGTGATGCCGGTCGGCCCCGCGTGCCGGCTGTGCGAGCGGACGGGCTGCCTGTCCCGGGCCGAGCCGCCGGTTACAAGGCCGCTGGGCCTGGACGAGATGGTGACGGGTCTTTCCGCCTTCGATTTCCAGTAG
- a CDS encoding carboxymuconolactone decarboxylase family protein: MHDFPIHSLDSAPEASRGLLAEIETRWGFLPKLHAALAESPAALRAYEALFSLAEQTGFTPAERQVVFLTVSTFHGCGYCTAAHTFLARQAGLDEGELQALRSGRPLTGRRLESLRRFTLAVVRDRGDPGSQEVEAFLSAGFDEANVLDLLVIIAAKTISNYANHIVGTPMEEFMADPALAWSAA, from the coding sequence ATGCACGATTTCCCGATCCATTCGCTCGATTCGGCGCCCGAGGCCTCCCGCGGTCTTCTGGCAGAAATCGAGACCCGTTGGGGCTTCCTGCCCAAGCTCCATGCCGCGCTGGCGGAAAGCCCGGCAGCGCTCAGGGCCTACGAGGCCTTGTTCTCCCTTGCGGAGCAGACCGGCTTCACGCCTGCGGAACGGCAGGTCGTGTTCCTTACGGTCTCCACGTTCCATGGCTGCGGCTACTGCACGGCCGCGCACACCTTCCTCGCTCGTCAGGCGGGGCTCGATGAAGGCGAGTTGCAGGCACTGCGCAGCGGGCGGCCCTTGACCGGGCGCCGGCTCGAATCCTTGCGCCGCTTCACGCTCGCCGTGGTGCGGGATCGGGGCGATCCGGGCTCGCAGGAAGTCGAGGCCTTTCTGAGTGCCGGATTCGACGAGGCCAACGTTCTCGATCTGCTCGTCATCATCGCCGCCAAGACCATATCCAACTACGCCAACCACATCGTCGGCACGCCGATGGAAGAGTTCATGGCCGATCCGGCCCTGGCCTGGAGTGCGGCATGA
- the aceA gene encoding isocitrate lyase — MTDFYKLVPSAPEGRYEGLDRPYSVQDVERLRGSVAIRHTLAEEGANRLWKLINEEDFVNALGALSGNQAMQMVRAGLKAIYLSGWQVAADANTASAMYPDQSLYPANAGPELAKRINKTLQRADQIETAEGKGLSVDTWFAPIVADAEAGFGGSLNAFELMKAYIEAGAAGVHFEDQLASEKKCGHLGGKVLIPTAAHIRNLTAARLAADVMGVPSLVICRTDAEAAKLLTSDIDERDRPFVDYDAGRTVEGFYRVRNGLEPCIARAVAYAPYSDLIWCETSKPDLEQARKFADGVHKHHPGKKLAYNCSPSFNWKKNLDDATIARFQRELGAMGYKFQFITLAGFHQLNYGMFELARGYKERQMAAYSELQEAEFAAEANGYTATKHQREVGTGYFDAVSMAITGGQSSTTAMGESTEHDQFRPAAE; from the coding sequence ATGACCGACTTTTACAAACTTGTTCCCAGTGCACCCGAAGGCCGTTACGAAGGGCTCGATCGGCCCTATAGCGTGCAGGATGTCGAACGGCTGCGCGGGTCGGTGGCGATCCGCCACACGCTGGCCGAGGAAGGCGCGAACCGCCTGTGGAAGCTCATCAACGAGGAAGATTTCGTCAACGCGCTCGGCGCGCTGTCGGGCAACCAGGCCATGCAGATGGTGCGCGCCGGGCTCAAGGCGATCTACCTGTCGGGCTGGCAGGTGGCGGCCGACGCCAATACGGCATCGGCCATGTATCCCGACCAGTCGCTCTATCCCGCCAATGCCGGACCGGAGCTTGCCAAGCGCATCAACAAGACCCTGCAGCGCGCCGACCAGATCGAGACCGCCGAAGGCAAGGGCCTTTCGGTCGACACATGGTTCGCGCCGATCGTGGCCGACGCGGAGGCCGGCTTCGGCGGTTCGCTCAACGCCTTCGAGTTGATGAAGGCCTATATCGAGGCCGGCGCCGCCGGCGTGCACTTCGAGGACCAGCTGGCGTCGGAAAAGAAATGCGGCCATCTGGGCGGCAAGGTGCTGATCCCGACGGCGGCCCATATCCGCAACCTTACCGCCGCGCGGCTGGCCGCCGACGTGATGGGCGTGCCCTCGCTGGTCATCTGCCGCACCGACGCGGAAGCCGCCAAGCTTCTGACCTCGGACATAGACGAGCGCGACCGGCCCTTCGTCGACTACGATGCCGGACGGACGGTGGAAGGCTTTTACCGGGTGCGGAACGGGCTGGAGCCCTGCATCGCCCGTGCCGTCGCATACGCGCCCTATTCCGATCTCATCTGGTGCGAGACCTCGAAGCCGGACCTGGAACAGGCGAGGAAGTTCGCCGACGGCGTGCACAAGCATCACCCCGGCAAGAAGCTCGCCTACAATTGCTCGCCCTCGTTCAACTGGAAGAAGAACCTGGACGACGCAACCATCGCCAGGTTCCAGCGCGAGCTCGGCGCCATGGGCTACAAGTTCCAGTTCATCACGCTGGCCGGCTTCCATCAGCTCAACTACGGCATGTTCGAACTGGCGCGCGGCTACAAGGAAAGGCAGATGGCAGCCTATTCGGAGCTTCAAGAGGCCGAATTCGCCGCCGAGGCCAATGGCTACACCGCCACCAAGCACCAGCGCGAGGTTGGGACGGGCTATTTCGACGCCGTTTCGATGGCCATCACCGGCGGCCAGTCCTCGACCACCGCCATGGGCGAATCGACCGAGCATGACCAGTTCCGGCCGGCAGCCGAATAG
- a CDS encoding NAD(P)-dependent oxidoreductase, protein MTRIAFLGLGAMGARMAGRLLQAGHDLTVWNRSPSRAEPLVAKGARQAATPADAAAGCDFCISMVRDDAASRAVWTGGDGALASLSEASVAVECSTIGPGWAAELARMAGTCRIAMLEAPVLGSRKQADAGALIFLAGGTEAAAERFRPLAAELGSACHLVGGTGAGAVAKLIANGLFAAQLAALAEMIALADRRGLDAGHMLSVLAGTPVFSPAMGVAGAAMLAGHWQPQFPIELVVKDLGLLAEVTDPGPTPVADRVREVYRAALEEGHGADNITAIIRRYFGA, encoded by the coding sequence ATGACGCGGATCGCGTTCCTCGGGCTGGGGGCCATGGGCGCACGCATGGCGGGCCGGCTGCTGCAGGCAGGGCACGACTTGACGGTGTGGAACCGTAGTCCTTCGCGCGCCGAACCGCTGGTGGCCAAGGGCGCGCGTCAGGCGGCGACGCCCGCCGATGCGGCCGCTGGCTGCGACTTCTGTATTTCCATGGTGCGCGACGACGCCGCCTCGCGAGCGGTGTGGACCGGAGGCGACGGGGCGTTGGCGTCCTTGTCCGAGGCAAGCGTTGCCGTTGAATGTTCCACCATCGGGCCAGGCTGGGCAGCCGAACTCGCGCGAATGGCTGGGACATGCCGCATCGCCATGCTGGAGGCGCCGGTGCTCGGCTCGCGAAAGCAAGCCGATGCGGGCGCGCTGATCTTCCTTGCCGGCGGCACCGAAGCGGCGGCAGAGCGGTTCCGCCCGCTTGCCGCCGAGCTGGGCTCGGCCTGCCACCTTGTCGGCGGCACCGGCGCCGGTGCGGTGGCCAAGCTCATTGCCAACGGCTTGTTCGCCGCGCAACTTGCCGCCCTCGCCGAAATGATAGCGCTCGCGGACCGGCGCGGCCTTGACGCCGGGCACATGCTGTCCGTCCTCGCCGGAACTCCGGTCTTCAGCCCGGCCATGGGCGTGGCCGGCGCGGCGATGCTGGCGGGGCATTGGCAGCCGCAATTCCCGATTGAGCTGGTCGTCAAGGACCTCGGCCTGCTTGCCGAGGTCACCGATCCCGGCCCAACCCCGGTGGCCGATCGGGTGCGCGAGGTCTATCGAGCGGCGCTCGAGGAAGGTCACGGCGCGGACAACATCACCGCGATCATCCGGCGCTATTTCGGCGCCTGA
- a CDS encoding response regulator, which yields MKTALVVASSPISRIVISRTIERCYIKAIAVTPEVAQREFMHRDPGLVIIDTAAAPDLLHALFDGIAQRRRTAFPALPRVVLICGPGEAERLDAYRYLIDTVAGKPITPDILQPIIDRVIKQHTQPKP from the coding sequence ATGAAGACTGCACTTGTGGTTGCATCCTCTCCCATCAGCAGGATCGTGATCTCCCGCACGATCGAGCGGTGTTACATAAAGGCGATAGCGGTGACCCCCGAAGTCGCGCAACGCGAGTTCATGCACCGCGACCCGGGTCTGGTGATCATCGACACCGCAGCCGCTCCCGATCTGTTGCACGCTCTTTTCGACGGGATCGCGCAGAGAAGGCGGACAGCCTTTCCCGCCCTGCCGCGTGTCGTGCTGATCTGCGGGCCCGGCGAGGCCGAACGGCTGGATGCCTATCGATATCTGATCGACACGGTGGCCGGGAAGCCGATCACACCGGATATCCTGCAGCCCATCATCGACCGGGTCATCAAGCAACATACCCAGCCGAAGCCGTGA
- a CDS encoding LysR family transcriptional regulator, whose amino-acid sequence MKNLDWNDLQSFLAVARGGGLTKAGAETGLSPATLGRRMLSLEEAVGRPLFHRSQTGYALTADGQSLLRRVLAMEASARPIAEWSGGKGQRPVVRISAGTWTANFFAENIFKLWSPDDPFRLAFKTTEAKLDIAHREIEIGIRNRAPDSPNLAARKTAVVAQAPFRARAHARPGEEEWLAIGREDAVTRSARWLNEQEDIQVAAWANTPRMLSDLIRAGVGKGILPCFAGDRDPLMERAGEPIEALEEGQWVVAHNDDRHRKEVRTVIDRITDLLTAHRALFAGERPLGME is encoded by the coding sequence ATGAAAAACCTAGACTGGAACGACCTCCAATCCTTCCTGGCTGTGGCGCGCGGCGGCGGCCTTACGAAAGCGGGCGCGGAGACAGGCCTGAGCCCGGCCACGCTGGGACGGCGGATGCTGTCGCTGGAGGAAGCGGTCGGCCGGCCGCTGTTTCACCGCAGCCAGACCGGCTACGCGCTGACCGCCGACGGCCAAAGCCTGCTGCGGCGCGTGCTGGCGATGGAGGCGAGCGCCCGCCCCATCGCCGAATGGTCCGGCGGCAAGGGGCAAAGGCCGGTGGTGAGGATTTCCGCCGGCACGTGGACGGCCAATTTCTTTGCGGAGAACATCTTCAAGCTGTGGTCGCCCGACGACCCCTTCCGGCTGGCGTTCAAGACGACGGAGGCCAAACTCGACATCGCCCACCGCGAAATCGAGATCGGCATCCGGAACCGTGCGCCGGACAGCCCCAACCTGGCTGCCCGGAAGACGGCGGTGGTGGCGCAGGCGCCGTTCCGCGCACGCGCGCATGCCCGGCCGGGCGAGGAGGAATGGCTGGCGATCGGCCGGGAGGATGCCGTCACGCGTTCGGCGCGCTGGCTCAACGAGCAGGAAGACATCCAGGTGGCGGCATGGGCGAACACGCCGCGGATGCTGAGCGACCTGATACGGGCGGGCGTCGGCAAGGGGATCCTGCCCTGCTTTGCCGGCGACCGCGATCCGCTGATGGAGCGGGCGGGAGAGCCGATCGAGGCGCTCGAGGAAGGGCAATGGGTGGTGGCGCATAATGACGACCGGCATCGCAAGGAGGTGCGTACCGTCATCGACCGCATCACCGATCTTCTGACGGCGCACAGGGCGCTGTTCGCCGGCGAGCGCCCCCTTGGGATGGAGTAG
- the bluB gene encoding 5,6-dimethylbenzimidazole synthase, producing MNSGEAFGMLGREAVYRAIFTRRDIRSQFLPEPIEDEVLARLLMAAHHAPSVGYMQPWNFIIIRDMARRRQVRDLFLAARQQELPRIAEERQALYRTLKLEGICESALNLVVTCDRQRSQNSPLGRSHNPQMDLYSTVCAVQNFWLAARAEDIGVGWVSILDREALKRLLDIPEHVEPVAYLCVGPVSAFAAQPELETKGWGKRLPLSDLIMSETYAGAGEHSLKKVADEATNRGAFTAGS from the coding sequence ATGAACTCGGGCGAGGCTTTCGGCATGCTTGGACGCGAGGCGGTCTACCGCGCGATCTTCACCCGGAGGGACATACGCAGCCAGTTCCTGCCGGAACCGATCGAGGACGAGGTGCTTGCGCGGCTTCTCATGGCCGCGCATCACGCCCCTTCCGTCGGCTACATGCAGCCGTGGAACTTCATCATCATCCGGGACATGGCGCGCCGGAGGCAGGTGCGGGACCTTTTCCTAGCGGCAAGGCAACAGGAACTGCCGCGCATCGCGGAGGAGCGCCAGGCCCTCTATCGCACGCTGAAGCTGGAAGGCATATGCGAAAGCGCGCTCAACCTGGTGGTCACCTGCGATCGGCAGCGCTCGCAGAATTCGCCGCTGGGCCGTTCGCACAATCCCCAGATGGACCTCTACAGCACCGTTTGCGCGGTGCAGAACTTCTGGCTTGCGGCCCGCGCCGAAGACATTGGCGTCGGCTGGGTCAGCATTCTGGACCGGGAAGCGCTGAAGCGGCTGCTTGATATTCCCGAACATGTGGAGCCCGTCGCCTATCTTTGCGTGGGACCGGTCTCCGCCTTTGCCGCACAGCCGGAGCTGGAAACAAAGGGGTGGGGCAAGCGGCTCCCGCTTTCGGACCTCATCATGAGCGAAACCTACGCCGGAGCCGGTGAACATTCGCTCAAGAAGGTTGCCGACGAAGCGACGAACAGGGGCGCTTTCACGGCCGGCTCGTGA
- a CDS encoding NAD(P)/FAD-dependent oxidoreductase, whose amino-acid sequence MPYQSPISPGYSWYEATVGERPGYPALDGDVKADVVIVGGGFTGLSAAAHLARAGVDVALVEAHRFGDGASGRNGGQLGTGQRAWAEDLEEELGFTRAKALFDLGEEAKQHLLDFAATNNIDLDYMPGQISVAHKKRYLKHYRAHAEIMAERFGYPHLTFLDAGEAARRLGSRLYHGGLADSGTGHIHPLKLLVGTARVAAAAGAKLYEKTPASGIKSAGGKVHVTTPRGTITADKCLMATNAHCGGLEPVTAAHVMPIGSFIGATAPLGPDSPVIPGGESVDDSRFVVRYFRKSRDGRLLFGGREIYSKGDPQNIKDQIRRQIAEVYPDLKGVEITHAWGGYVGITLPRKPFVREVMPNVVSAGGYSGHGVMLSNFTGKLYAEAVTGNRDRLKLFEELKIPPFPGGPRLRPALLFLALNWYALRDRI is encoded by the coding sequence ATGCCCTACCAGTCCCCCATCTCCCCCGGCTATTCCTGGTATGAGGCCACGGTCGGCGAGCGGCCCGGGTATCCGGCGCTCGACGGCGACGTGAAGGCGGATGTCGTGATCGTCGGCGGCGGTTTCACCGGGCTTTCGGCGGCCGCACATCTGGCCAGGGCGGGGGTCGATGTCGCGCTGGTCGAGGCGCATCGCTTCGGCGACGGGGCCTCGGGCCGCAATGGCGGGCAGCTGGGCACCGGCCAGCGTGCCTGGGCGGAGGACCTCGAGGAAGAGCTCGGCTTCACCCGCGCAAAGGCGCTGTTCGATCTGGGGGAGGAAGCCAAGCAGCACCTTCTCGATTTCGCCGCAACCAACAACATCGATCTCGATTACATGCCGGGGCAGATTTCGGTCGCTCACAAGAAGCGCTACCTGAAACATTATCGGGCCCATGCCGAGATCATGGCCGAGCGTTTCGGCTATCCCCATCTGACCTTCCTGGATGCGGGCGAGGCGGCGCGCCGGCTCGGCTCGCGGCTTTACCATGGCGGCCTGGCCGATTCGGGCACCGGGCATATTCATCCGCTCAAGCTGCTGGTCGGCACGGCGCGCGTGGCAGCGGCAGCGGGCGCCAAGCTTTACGAGAAGACGCCGGCCTCCGGCATCAAGTCCGCCGGCGGCAAGGTGCATGTGACAACGCCGAGGGGGACGATCACCGCCGACAAGTGCCTGATGGCCACCAACGCCCACTGCGGCGGGCTGGAGCCGGTGACGGCGGCGCATGTGATGCCGATCGGCTCCTTCATCGGCGCAACGGCACCGCTGGGGCCCGACAGTCCCGTCATTCCCGGGGGCGAGAGCGTGGACGATTCGCGCTTCGTCGTGCGCTATTTCCGCAAGTCCCGGGACGGGCGGCTGCTGTTCGGCGGCCGCGAAATCTATTCGAAGGGCGATCCGCAGAACATCAAGGACCAGATCAGGAGGCAGATCGCCGAGGTCTATCCAGACCTCAAGGGTGTCGAGATCACGCATGCCTGGGGCGGCTATGTGGGCATCACCCTGCCGCGCAAGCCGTTCGTGCGCGAGGTCATGCCCAATGTCGTTTCCGCGGGCGGCTATTCCGGCCACGGCGTCATGCTGTCGAATTTCACGGGCAAGCTCTATGCGGAGGCGGTGACGGGCAATCGCGACCGCCTGAAACTGTTCGAGGAGCTCAAGATACCCCCCTTCCCCGGCGGGCCGCGGCTGCGGCCGGCCCTGCTGTTCCTCGCGCTCAACTGGTATGCGCTGCGGGACAGGATCTAG